One window from the genome of Paramisgurnus dabryanus chromosome 22, PD_genome_1.1, whole genome shotgun sequence encodes:
- the arhgap21a gene encoding rho GTPase-activating protein 21a isoform X5, with the protein MLTKRNGACVGCALPNKDSSDQVDSVDCTCPIGDCSWDCLAGVNGCLSDTSCLWFQLLARAYWGDVDLGLREAQKGVSWRRRRKSSQRNCMRSWAKQKDGYERSETSALSPAADEEPFSWPGPKTLCLHRTSQGFGFTLRHFIVYPPESAMQSSYKDEDNSSRGRQRNRLEPMDTIFVKQVKEGGPAHGAGLCTGDRIVKVNGESIIGKTYSQVISLIQNSDTSLELCVMPKDEDVLQLAYSQDAYLKGNKAYSGNAQNIPEPPPICYPQIESNALAPAQLPEPFHAADASYGTGQGANRCSKADLGYSVDITVPPPNPPKTSQDPKTQTVVHVFNESMRTMVLSPECTERTSHITWASPSHRTEENRYVASTDLDFTESRAQMTSSPTGTTQSQQVHNKTTEPSRFSSTTHMTAQTCMDNTPAAFHKQTLTTTTETIPSATSPTPYTPSPPPNTPSPGSPHQNIDWRNYTTYKEYIDNKRLYMYGCRTIQERLDSLRAATPSSTGDYNKQKSASTTATPSRGFSGSQLRRRSASHDRSYQGSSVQPLRSTSQERLGGVEGAALARNWSRSASQDAIPSAPTGVSKPRAYSCDFLGKQNDSELSMSDRLTCCQNETEEKLFMRRGDDARANRHVRMVPQPARGILSPDKRGGSYPGLPVTPLFSRGTESSLSYRAESLGNTAYPLNRPTLLPAKNYVPDPSTAAASYIASALASIQGHISSSNSITDQRTPPTANHLSHNAKHLMPRGRADSLQEPFREVARGGRSSSCSAVSKPHRTNQGGAKPILTSNGTAPQPPKLKVSRPHDKDLEGIEGPDATVVVVRREKSGSQPIRPASYILAVNETEGGAVPPADSNICWLTNDTRPKMQMRKLGDQCKASFSINLEDSLDSIPFIDEPSISSNDHDTTHIPASAVISSTPVITTIPPSPTSPCRIIRRQFSHDHDSLRLTVLESDSSAKSERSKSFDEGLDDYREEERGRSIKHTHGFKGLRKAIDKSSEDSGSSSRRDSTSDVFADATKEGPLHFRQLNSDKGKRVGSGVRPWKNIYAVLRGHCLYLFKDKKDGQNSLTEDEPLTISIKACLIDISYSDTKRKNVLRLTTSDCEYLFQAEDREEMLSWIRVIQENSNLDEENATVTSTDLINRKIKEYNTLMSPTSSRTDVSPKASRQSLSFRQTLLGSKGENKATSPHSPNKDHDRKAVHKDETSPPKDKGMWRKGIPGLMRKPFEKKPSPGVTFGVRLDDCPPAQTNRFVPLIVEVCCKLVEERGLEYTGIYRVPGNNSAISIMQEELNNKGMGDIDIEDDKWKDLNVISSLLKSFFRKLPEPLFTNEKYAEFIDGNRIEDPVERLKVLKRLLHELPDHHYETLKFLSAHLKTVAENSEKNKMEPRNLAIVFGPTLVRTSEDNMTHMVTHMPDQYKIVETLIQHYDWFFTEEGDQEPTTTVQEESTVESQPVPNIDHLLTNIGRTGTSPGEVSDSPTSDSAKSKGSWGSGKDHCSREFLQPRVSSIFAAANHRRRKHKIKLQPSSSEDDLDTIFTKKDSATEKQNQQNKEKVSSPDQKSQKKNGIGAESTPKNREHRNSFFMKTSPKLSCSPGFNRQTSCPAKSFFSDRSSQLDETTSDLGTMSSGASVPRTRPRKWCSAMSASPDLLLVPGGASVTAEVSSITSDYSTTSSNAFLTGPESVALSPEVQSVTESRGGDEADDERSELISEGRPMETDSESDFPVFSLGTAARDIPATKDNANTTPSLDSQHLLHSHKMIESDSLSRRRSVRQKTDSDSSVETGAAIGGQGTKNESNRLSRVLEVMRRGRSTGSLSASFRNESDRAEPAWHLKITERLKLRLRGSADDMFGVGTQKSRSTKKKRGIRRRHTMGGQRDFAELDVIHDWREQGGVDQGAELSAVEGLKSKCDSQDFSIRNWIACEHRRAGDSQISVEPEGRVGSDEAEVVENQRGSTEELTSASSCPQSGSEQVNGGTLQGKTRNNPNPGADAHPHKLSGAQVVRSRFYQYL; encoded by the exons GGAGACAGAGGAATAGACTGGAGCCAATGGATACCATTTTTGTCAAGCAGGTAAAAGAAGGAGGCCCCGCCCATGGAGCTGGACTCTGCACAG GGGACCGCATTGTAAAAGTCAACGGAGAAAGCATCATCGGAAAGACGTATTCCCAAGTAATCTCCCTGATCCAAAACAG TGATACATCTCTTGAGCTCTGTGTAATGCCGAAAGATGAAGATGTTTTACAGCTG GCCTATTCTCAAGATGCTTACCTCAAAGGAAACAAAGCATATAGTGGAAATGCCCAGAACATCCCAGAGCCTCCCCCAATATGTTACCCACAAATTGAGTCCAATGCCTTGGCCCCGGCGCAGTTGCCAGAGCCTTTCCACGCAGCAGATGCCTCATATGGAACAGGACAAGGAGCTAATCGATGCTCCAAGGCTGACTTAGGTTACAGTGTGGATATAACTGTACCTCCCCCTAACCCACCCAAAACCTCTCaggacccgaagacccaaactgTTGTGCATGTATTTAACGAGAGTATGAGGACAATGGTTTTGTCACCCGAATGCACAGAACGGACTTCACATATAACCTGGGCTTCTCCTAGCCACAGGACAGAGGAGAACCGGTACGTTGCTTCAACAGACTTAGACTTTACCGAGTCCAGAGCCCAAATGACCTCATCTCCAACTGGGACAACACAATCTCAGCAAGTACATAATAAAACTACAGAGCCCAGTAGGTTCTCCAGCACAACCCATATGACTGCACAGACTTGCATGGACAATACTCCTGCAGCTTTCCACAAACAGACTCTGACTACAACAACAGAAACCATCCCATCAGCCACCTCTCCCACCCCATACACACCGTCCCCTCCACCAAACACCCCTTCCCCCGGTTCCCCTCACCAAAACATTGACTGGAGAAACTACACAACCTACAAGGAGTACATTGACAACAAACGGCTTTATATGTATGGTTGCCGGACCATTCAGGAACGGTTAGACAGTCTGCGAGCCGCAACTCCATCCAGTACAGGAGATTACAACAAACAGAAAAGTGCTTCTACAACAGCTACTCCCTCACGAGGTTTTTCTGGATCACAGCTCAGACGTAGGAGTGCCTCACATGATCGTAGTTATCAGGGATCCAGCGTGCAGCCACTGCGTAGCACCTCTCAGGAGAGGCTTGGGGGTGTCGAAGGGGCTGCTCTAGCACGCAATTGGTCTCGCAGTGCTTCCCAGGATGCCATTCCTTCAGCACCCACAGGTGTCTCTAAACCTAGAGCGTATTCTTGCGACTTTTTGGGCAAACAGAATGACAGTGAGTTGTCCATGTCGGACAGGCTGACATGCTGCCAAAATGAGACGGAAGAGAAGTTGTTCATGCGTAGAGGGGACGACGCAAGAGCCAACAGACACGTACGCATGGTGCCCCAGCCTGCCAGAGGGATCCTCAGTCCAGATAAGCGAGGGGGCAGCTACCCAGGGTTACCAGTTACCCCTCTTTTCAGTAGAGGTACAGAGTCATCGCTCAGCTACAGAGCTGAAAGCCTTGGTAACACTGCTTATCCTCTAAATAGACCGACACTGCTGCCTGCGAAAAATTATGTTCCAGATCCTTCCACTGCTGCTGCTTCTTACATAGCCTCTGCCCTGGCCTCAATACAAGGCCACATTAGTAGCTCCAACTCTATCACAGACCAAAGAACACCTCCCACTGCCAACCACCTGTCCCACAATGCAAAGCATTTAATGCCCAGGGGGCGGGCTGACAGCCTTCAGGAGCCATTTAGAGAGGTAGCTCGTGGAGGACGCTCTTCCTCCTGTTCTGCCGTCTCTAAACCACATCGAACAAATCAGGGTGGAGCCAAGCCCATATTGACAAGTAATGGTACAGCTCCTCAGCCACCCAAGCTTAAAGTTTCACGACCCCATGACAAGGACTTAGAGGGTATTGAGGGTCCAGATGCAACTGTAGTAGTGGTTCGTAGGGAAAAGTCTGGATCTCAACCCATTCGCCCCGCTTCCTACATTCTAGCAGTTAACGAAACTGAGGGAGGGGCGGTTCCACCTGCCGACTCCAACATATGCTGGCTGACAAATGACACACGGCCCAAAATGCAAATGAGGAAACTAGGTGACCAGTGCAAAGCCTCCTTCTCCATCAACCTCGAAGACTCTTTGGACTCCATCCCCTTCATCG ACGAGCCCTCAATCTCCAGTAATGACCACGACACCACACACATTCCTGCATCCGCCGTGATTTCCAGTACGCCTGTAATCACCACCATCCCACCCAGTCCCACTTCCCCATGCCGCATAATACGCCGCCAGTTTTCCCATGACCACG ATTCTTTACGACTCACAGTTCTGGAATCAGACTCCAGTGCTAAATCAGAGCGCTCCAAATCTTTTGATGAAGGCCTGGATGACTatagagaagaggagagagg AAGGTCCATTAAACACACCCATGGATTCAAGGGCCTTAGAAAG GCTATTGATAAATCCTCTGAGGACTCAGGCTCCAGCTCCAGAAGAGACTCAACGTCAGATGTCTTCGCTGATGCAACAAAGGAGGGGCCGCTTCATTTCCGACAGCTAAACTCCGATAAGGGCAAG CGTGTTGGCAGTGGCGTGCGACCATGGAAGAACATCTACGCTGTGCTTCGTGGCCACTGCCTCTATCTGTTCAAGGACAAGAAGGATGGACAAAACTCCCTGACAGAGGATGAGCCTCTGACAATCAGCATCAAAGcctgtttgattgacatttcTTACAGCGATACAAAGCGCAAGAACGTCCTGCGGCTGACCACGTCAGACTGCGAGTACCTGTTCCAGGCCGAGGACCGCGAGGAGATGCTGTCCTGGATCCGAGTCATTCAGGAGAACAGCAACTTGGATGAAGAG AATGCAACCGTTACTAGCACAGACCTCATCAACCGAAAAATAAAGGAGTACAACACGCTAATGAG TCCTACCAGCAGTAGGACAGATGTGTCTCCAAAAGCCTCCCGTCAGTCTCTGAGCTTCAGGCAGACACTTTTGGGCAGCAAGGGGGAGAATAAAGCCACAAGCCCTCATTCACCAAACAAGGACCATGACAGAAAAGCAGTGCATAAAG ATGAAACGAGTCCACCCAAGGATAAGGGCATGTGGAGGAAGGGCATCCCTGGACTGATGAGAAAGCCATTTGAGAAGAAACCATCTCCTGGAGTCACATTCGGAGTAAGACTAGACGACTGTCCTCCAGCTCAAACCAACAGA TTTGTTCCTCTGATAGTGGAAGTGTGCTGTAAGCTGGTAGAAGAACGTGGACTGGAATACACGGGCATTTACAGGGTCCCGGGAAATAACTCGGCCATCTCCATAATGCAGGAAGAGCTCAACAACAAGGGCATGGGGGACATTGATATTGAGGATGAT AAATGGAAGGACTTAAATGTGATCAGCAGTTTACTCAAATCCTTCTTCAGGAAACTTCCCGAACCTCTCTTCACTAATG AAAAGTATGCTGAGTTTATTGATGGCAACAGAATAGAGGATCCTGTGGAGAGACTGAAAGTACTCAAGAGACTG CTCCACGAGTTGCCTGATCATCATTACGAAACACTGAAGTTCCTCTCTGCACATCTCAAGACAGTAGCTGAAAATTCAGAAAAGAACAAG ATGGAGCCGAGGAATCTGGCTATTGTGTTTGGACCAACGCTGGTGAGGACATCAGAAGACAACATGACTCACATGGTAACACATATGCCAGACCAGTACAAGATCGTGGAAACCCTCATTCAGCAT TATGACTGGTTCTTCACTGAGGAAGGCGACCAGGAACCAACG ACTACGGTCCAGGAGGAAAGCACTGTGGAGTCTCAACCCGTCCCCAACATCGACCACCTGTTGACCAACATTGGCCGGACCGGCACATCTCCAGGGGAAGTTTCAG ATTCACCAACCAGTGACTCTGCTAAATCCAAG GGTTCCTGGGGCTCAGGGAAGGATCACTGCAGCCGCGAGTTCCTGCAGCCTCGAGTCTCCTCCATCTTTGCTGCAGCCAACCACAGACGAAGGAAGCACAAGATAAAGCTGCAGCCCAGCAGCTCTGAAGACGACCTTGATACCATCTTCACCAAGAAAGATAGCGCAACTGAAAAGCAGAACcaacaaaacaaagaaaagGTTTCCAGCCCAGACCAGAAATCACAGAAGAAGAATGGCATTGGTGCAGAGTCCACCCCAAAGAACAGGGAGCACAGAAACTCTTTCTTTATGAAGACCTCACCCAAGCTCTCATGTTCACCTGGTTTTAACCGGCAGACCTCTTGCCCTGCTAAATCCTTCTTCTCTGATCGTTCCTCACAATTAGATGAGACAACTTCAGACTTGGGCACTATGAGTTCTGGAGCTTCTGTTCCCAGGACCAGACCTCGGAAATGGTGCTCAGCGATGTCAGCGTCCCCTGATCTGTTACTGGTTCCTGGAGGGGCTTCAGTGACTGCAGAGGTGAGCTCTATTACCTCAGACTACTCAACTACATCCTCCAATGCATTTCTCACGGGACCGGAGTCCGTTGCTCTAAGCCCAGAGGTGCAGTCTGTGACAGAAAGCCGGGGAGGGGACGAAGCAGATGATGAGCGAAGTGAACTCATTAGCGAGGGAAGGCCAATGGAGACGGACAGCGAGAGCGATTTCCCTGTTTTTAGTCTTGGCACCGCTGCCCGAGACATACCAGCCACAAAAGACAATGCCAACACCACTCCCAGTCTAGACAGCCAGCACTTGTTACATTCTCATAAGATGATAGAATCCGACAGTTTATCAAGGCGGCGGTCTGTCAGACAGAAGACTGACAGTGATTCATCGGTTGAGACCGGGGCAGCCATTGGGGGTCAAGGGACGAAGAATGAATCAAACCGACTGTCTCGGGTTCTAGAGGTGATGAGGAGAGGCCGATCCACTGGTAGTCTCAGTGCCTCATTCCGCAATGAATCAGACCGTGCCGAGCCAGCGTGGCACCTTAAAATCACAGAGAGGCTCAAGTTACGTCTGCGCGGCTCTGCTGACGACATGTTTGGGGTTGGCACACAGAAGAGCCGATCCACAAAAAAGAAAAGGGGTATCAGGCGGCGACATACTATGGGTGGTCAGCGTGATTTTGCCGAACTTGATGTCATTCATGACTGGAGGGAACAGGGTGGGGTGGACCAAGGTGCCGAACTGTCTGCCGTGGAGGGCCTAAAGTCCAAGTGCGACTCTCAGGACTTCTCTATCAGGAACTGGATTGCATGCGAGCACCGTCGGGCTGGGGACTCCCAGATCAGTGTGGAACCGGAAGGTCGAGTTGGATCAGATGAGGCAGAAGTGGTGGAGAACCAAAGAGGAAGCACAGAAGAGCTGACTTCTGCCTCTTCGTGTCCCCAGTCCGGCTCAGAGCAAGTGAACGGAGGTACGTTACAGGGCAAAACCAGAAACAACCCAAATCCTGGAGCTGATGCCCATCCACACAAACTTTCAGGAGCCCAAGTGGTGCGCTCACGTTTTTACCAGTATCTTTGA